A region of Fusarium keratoplasticum isolate Fu6.1 chromosome 6, whole genome shotgun sequence DNA encodes the following proteins:
- a CDS encoding Zn(2)-C6 fungal-type domain-containing protein encodes MSPDVADDDAGQSSTQDWQDNDAPSPSASIKSDNEGDEDAPNAPSQPIQKRRRVTRACDECRRKKIKCDGKQPCTHCSVYSYECTYDKPSNRRRNPAPQYIEALESRLQRAESLLHKFMPDVDLADPNLDPAIQQEFRNRENARAQAAKARQTQPPQPDPNDAHLTSMIDSVGQLDLDEKGSWDFHGISSGAVFLKRMKEHFRGMLGPTGKQPFLPRAERPPGLESPSLSSVGTPFSAVPSYPELPPKDVARKLCYYSLSCATCLVRIVHVPTFYDNMEKIYDRPLDNLTKEETQYLGLLFSVMALGCMYNNLDDNDPGSMAYREATEEGLKYYNAARSVLQDLTDCRDLISLQALLFIILFLQATSNLSSCYSFVGIALRSSLRIGLHRHLQHEKIDTIEQEVRKRVFYVIRQMDIYVSTLLGFPLLLNVDDIDQPFPTEVDDEYITSTGILQPPPGSSSFFQAFNAHSELMEILSKVTKYVYPTKGLGQSLSKDNKPASTYLISYGRIKEIEADLHSWFERLPQHWRPSGEGPIETVRIRHLLRFAYAHVQLVLYRPFLHYVSPRLSQGNKVDELSYACAAAAISVSRNIVHIGLEIRKQRVLSGPYWFMLYTEFFAVLSLVFYATENPEKPGSGEVLADARAGRQMIAALAEKSMSAERVTNALKVLFDQLPEQLDAGRVRPAPSKKRSAPTGRPSSVSSHHTPIPASMSSLGTADFTRTSQISTSSYPTTLSQGTMDPIAGGNMPGFQDTGFSANFGDFMPVDMQRGTPESTSSTATSTQRNPYTGQPLSIHNPVNKLDSLMFPSEDPFAYPNQPMMELGFPSKTEQSSSMGDHNQDMQLFLTGTFDDVESQIFGQPPPYMVHQQAQPMMGMPGQIYNPSSVMAMQQGQPMMQRRPMSQTHAIHQGHSISNRRAHTQRHQERQIQQMFTEQGMQADWGGFFGSGRGGFQGM; translated from the exons ATGTCACCAGACGTcgccgatgacgatgccggcCAGTCTTCGACCCAAGACTGGCAGGATAACGATGCCCCATCGCCATCAGCCAGCATCAAGTCCGATAAcgagggtgatgaggatgcaCCCAACGCGCCATCCCAGCCCATCCAAAAGCGACGACGAGTAACGCGCGCTTGCGACGAATGCCGCCGAAAAAAGATCAAGTGCGATGGCAAACAACCTTGCACACACTGCTCCGTCTATAGTTATG AATGTACATACGACAAACCCTCGAACAGAAGAAGGAATCCGGCACCACAGTATATCGAGGCTCTGGAAAGCCGTCTGCAACGCGCAGAGTCACTATTACACAAATTCATGCCAGATGTCGACCTGGCCGATCCCAATCTTGACCCAGCCATTCAACAAGAATTCCGCAATCGAGAAAATGCACGCGCCCAAGCCGCCAAGGCTCGACAGACCCAGCCGCCCCAGCCCGACCCGAATGACGCTCACCTCACTTCCATGATCGACTCGGTTGGCcagcttgatcttgacgaaAAGGGCAGCTGGGATTTCCACGGTATCTCTTCCGGCGCCGTCTTCTTGAAACGCATGAAGGAGCATTTTAGGGGAATGCTTGGTCCTACAGGAAAACAACCCTTCTTACCACGCGCCGAACGACCTCCAGGCCTCGAGTCACCATCTCTCTCCTCTGTCGGAACGCCTTTTTCTGCCGTACCAAGTTATCCCGAGCTACCACCTAAAGATGTTGCCAGGAAATTGTGTTACTATTCCCTCAGCTGCGCGACCTGTCTCGTTCGAATTGTTCACGTTCCCACTTTCTACGATAATATGGAAAAGATTTATGACCGGCCGCTCGACAATCTGACGAAAGAGGAAACGCAATATCTTGGACTGCTCTTTTCTGTCATGGCCCTCGGCTGCATGTACAACAATCTTGACGACAACGACCCCGGAAGCATGGCTTATCGAGAAGCGACGGAAGAAGGTCTCAAATACTACAATGCGGCACGATCCGTACTACAGGACCTCACGGATTGCCGCGATCTCATCTCATTACAAGCTCTCTTGTTCATCATTCTCTTTCTTCAAGCAACATCAAACCTCAGCAGCTGCTACTCTTTCGTCGGTATCGCACTCCGTTCATCGCTGCGAATTGGTCTGCATCGACACTTGCAGCACGAAAAAATCGACACCATCGAGCAGGAAGTCCGCAAGCGCGTTTTCTACGTGATTCGACAGATGGACATTTATGTTTCAACACTACTTGgctttcctctcctcctcaatgtcGACGATATCGACCAACCTTTCCCTACAGAGGTCGACGATGAGTACATTACATCGACTGGAATCCTGCAACCACCTCCTGgatcctcctctttcttccaGGCTTTCAACGCTCATTCAGAACTGATGGAAATTCTGTCCAAGGTCACAAAATATGTGTATCCAACCAAAGGACTGGGTCAAAGTCTCTCCAAGGATAACAAACCCGCTTCAACCTATCTGATCAGCTATGGCCGGATCAAGGAAATCGAGGCCGACCTTCACTCATGGTTCGAGAGGCTGCCTCAGCATTGGCGACCAAGCGGTGAGGGTCCGATAGAAACGGTCCG CATCCGGCATCTGCTCAGATTTGCTTATGCGCATGTACAACTTGTGCTATACCGACCATTTCTACACTACGTGTCTCCTCGCCTGAGCCAAGGGAACAAGGTCGACGAACTGTCTTACGCTTGTGCAGCGGCCGCTATCAGCGTGTCTCGGAATATCGTGCACATTGGCCTGGAGATTCGGAAACAGCGTGTGCTCAGCGGACCTTATTGGTTCATGCTGTACACCGAGTTCTTTGCCGTCCTCTCACTTGTGTTTTACGCCACAGAAAATCCCGAGAAGCCTGGCTCTGGCGAGGTTCTGGCAGATGCCCGTGCCGGAAGGCAGATGATTGCGGCCCTGGCAGAAAAGAGCATGTCGGCAGAAAGAGTGACGAATGCTCTCAAG GTCTTGTTTGACCAACTGCCTGAGCAATTGGACGCTGGACGCGTGCGACCAGCTCCCTCCAAGAAGAGGTCGGCGCCCACTGGGCGACCATCGTCTGTGTCGTCTCACCACACCCCGATCCCTGCAAGCATGTCGTCACTCGGAACGGCCGATTTCACTCGCACCAGCCAGATCTCGACCAGCTCGTATCCAACCACACTCTCCCAGGGCACCATGGATCCCATCGCGGGCGGGAACATGCCAGGCTTCCAGGACACCGGATTCTCGGCCAACTTTGGCGACTTTATGCCGGTTGATATGCAGCGAGGCACGCCTGAATCGACCAGCAGTACGGCGACAAGCACACAGCGAAACCCTTACACGGGACAGCCGCTCAGCATCCATAACCCCGTCAACAAGCTCGACTCGCTCATGTTTCCATCTGAGGATCCTTTTGCGTACCCGAACCAGCCTATGATGGAACTCGGATTCCCCAGCAAGACAGAACAGTCTTCCAGCATGGGTGACCACAACCAGGACATGCAGCTCTTCCTGACCGGGACGTTTGATGACGTGGAGAGCCAAATCTTTGGACAACCACCACCATACATGGTGCACCAACAGGCCCAACCCATGATGGGTATGCCGGGTCAAATATACAACCCGTCAAGCGTGATGGCCATGCAGCAGGGTCAACCAATGATGCAACGCCGGCCGATGTCGCAGACGCACGCAATTCATCAGGGGCATTCGATCTCAAACCGGAGAGCACACACACAACGCCACCAAGAAAGGCAAATCCAGCAAATGTTTACGGAGCAGGGAATGCAGGCGGACTGGGGAGGTTTCTTTGGttctggaagaggaggatttCAAGGAATGTAA
- a CDS encoding Xaa-Pro aminopeptidase yields MAALTTPPKLVGGDDRRDAPLARERNTILFELVPEDEFDALCVEVKKGNEGPNSRSSGNKYPAKLHARKVAAELGATDGLIYLPGEPTRLYEDSDQSPPFKQRRYFYYLSGVDFPDCSVTYEIAHDRLTLWIPYVEPRQVLWYGATPDAAEAMRRFDVDDVRYTAQLSKFLHGHLRPATTLYVLHPDQAPKLADRPRGQTQINCSKLRPAMDQARVIKTDYEVALIRRAARISAAAHRAVAERILSMRNEQDVEAVLLSACTSRGAHAQAYPIIAGAGPNASTLHYEANNQSLEGKQVIVVDAGCEWQCYASDITRTLPLTGSFTKEGAAIHAIVQRMQDECIARIRPGCIFYELHLHASDVAIQGLRKLGILRGNFDEIQKAGTVAAFFPHGLGHHVGLEVHDVTGAERLLMRDNFHIEGGKREMVTATALVALQRMVAAPPPYKGRQALRPNMIVTVEPGIYFCRPFIEGYFLNNSAHAKFIDRNILEAYYPVGGVRIEDDILVTSDGHENLSAGAPKGDELLDVINGSFEKI; encoded by the exons ATGGCAGCTCTCACAACGCCGCCCAAGCTGGTCGGCGGGGATGACCGGCGAGACGCACCGCTAGCACGTGAAAGAAACACCATCCTCTTCGAACTTGTGCCcgaggatgagtttgacgCGCT ATgcgtcgaggtcaagaagggtAACGAGGGCCCGAACAGTCGGAGTAGCGGTAACAAGTATCCCG CAAAACTCCATGCTCGCAAGGTCGCCGCCGAGCTCGGTGCCACTGACGGCCTCATCTATCTTCCCGGTGAACCCACTCGGCTCTACGAGGACTCGGATCAGTCGCCTCCTTTCAAACAACGCAGATA CTTCTATTATCTGAGCGGTGTCGACTTTCCCGACTGCTCCGTCACTTACGAGATAGCACATGATCGCCTCACGCTCTGGATCCCCTACGTTGAGCCGCGACAGGTGCTATGGTACGGTGCCACTCCCGACGCCGCAGAGGCGATGCGCCGCTTCGATGTGGATGATGTCCGATACACGGCTCAGCTATCCAAGTTTCTCCATGGCCACCTCCGACCGGCCACGACTCTCTACGTCCTCCACCCGGACCAGGCTCCTAAGCTGGCTGACCGTCCTCGTGGCCAGACGCAGATTAACTGCTCCAAGCTGCGACCTGCCATGGACCAAGCTCGAGTGATCAAGACAGACTATGAGGTTGCGCTTATTCGCCGTGCTGCGCGCATCTCGGCGGCTGCTCATCGTGCTGTGGCCGAACGCATCCTCAGTATGCGGAACGAGCAGGATGTCGAAGCTGTTCTCCTCTCAGCCTGCACCTCCCGTGGTGCTCATGCCCAGGCATACCCCATCATTGCCGGGGCCGGTCCCAACGCCTCTACTTTGCATTACGAGGCCAACAACCAGTCTCTAGAAGGCAAGCAGGTCAttgttgtcgatgctggTTGCGAGTGGCAATGCTACGCCAGCGATATCACTCGGACACTTCCCCTCACCGGTAGCTTCACCAAAGAGGGCGCCGCTATCCATGCTATCGTCCAGCGTATGCAAGATGAGTGTATAGCGCGGATCCGCCCTGGCTGCATCTTCTATGAGCTCCATCTGCACGCCAGCGACGTGGCCATTCAGGGGCTTCGCAAGTTGGGCATCCTACGAggcaactttgacgagatccAAAAGGCTGGCACCGTCGCTGCTTTCTTCCCTCACGGCCTGGGCCATCACGTTGGCTTGGAGGTTCACGACGTTACCGGCGCCGAACGTCTCTTGATGAGAGACAACTTCCACATTGAGGGTGGAAAGCGTGAGATGGTTACGGCCACGGCCCTGGTCGCTCTGCAGCGAATGGTAGCTGCGCCGCCACCTTATAAGGGACGACAGGCTCTTCGACCCAACATGATTGTCACGGTTGAGCCTGGAAT TTACTTCTGCCGACCTTTCATTGAGGGATACTTCCTCAATAACTCGGCACACGCCAAGTTTATCGAT